Below is a window of Campylobacter concisus DNA.
TACTACTAGCGTCTTTTAGTAGCTTTAGCTCAAGGTCGATGTTTATCTTTTTACTCTTTAGATCGATCGTACCACGCCCGCCGATATCAGCACTTGTTCCTATCATTTCAATCGCTAAAAATTCGATCATATCGCCATTTCTAGTGAGTAAAATTTTACCATTTTTAACAGTAAAGCCCTTGTCGTTAAAGTCGGGTGTTTTAAAGCTAAGAAGCGATGGAACCGAGTTTAAAAAGCTAAGTAGCCTTTGATAAAAGATATAATCTTTTAAAAAAGTATCAAAAAATCTTACCTCAGCCTTGAAATTTTTCGAGTTTTCTCCAAGCATTTTTAGGCGAAATTTACCGCCCTCAAAGCTCTTGATGCCAAAAAGGTCGTTGATAAATTCTCCGCTTATGTCGGTTGCGTCTAAATTTATACTTTTTTCATCGTTAAAATAGCCAACTCTTCCTTGCTGAGCTAGGCCATTTAGTGAGATGTTTTTGCCCTTTTTCTCGGCACTAAAGCTAGTAAATGGTAGTGTTTTGTTTAAATCTTTTAAAATAATATCGCCGTTTCTTGCCAAGAGCTCAAGCGGTGTGCTTTGCTCGCTGGTTTTGTTATCGTCAAGCACTAGCAAATTTAGATCTTTAGTTTTTACGTTTATAGCTTTTTCTTTTATATCTAGGCTTAGCTTTTTACTTGCGCTATCTACTTTCACACCAGCTTTTGAGACTAAAATTTTAAGATCATCGTTTTCATATTTTGAGCCATTTTTATCTAAAAACGGCAAATCAAAGTTTGCTCCTTTGGTAAAAATTTCAAGATCAGTAAAATCCTTACTTTTTATACTAAGCTCATCAAAACCACGCACGCCATTTTCCTTTAAAACAGGCGAGCTCTCTATGAAAAATTTACTATTTTTTGTTGCTATTTTACTTTCACTACCAAAGCTCATATCAAGCCCAAATGGCTCTATATTAAGCAAAGTTTCACCAGCCTTGCTAAAGTCCAAAAATGCGTTAAATGGCTCATTTTTAAAGGTTAAAATTTCATCATTTTTCTCTTTTAGATCAAAGCTTTCTATCACGCCTTTTATCTCGCCAGTGCTTTTTTGTAAATCTATATTCGCTTTGGCATTTGCCTTAAAAAAGTCAAGCCCAAAGCCGGTAGTATCGATGCTTAAATTCGTCGTATTTATAAGCTTTACGAGAGCATTTTTGGTATTAAACTTACTCCCAGCAATCTCTAAAATCGCGTCACTTAGCTTAAATTCTCCATTTGCGACGACACTTTTTTCATCAAAATTTTCTAAGCTTTTCTCATCAAGCTTTATCAAAATTTTTAAGCTAGCGTCCATTTTGCCGCTTAGCTGCCTTATTGGTACGATGATCTTATAGGCTTTTAATATCTCATTTATAGCTTCATCATAGATCGATTTTGTCTTTATAAGTAGCTCTAAATTTGCGCTTTTCTCATCAAAGATATTATTTATCGCAACGCTTGAGCCATCAAGTTTTTTGTCCTTGTAAATAGGCGAAATAAGATCAAATTTAAGCTTTGAGTTTTTAAGCGTAATATTTGCCTCGCCTACATTTACGGCTGGCAAGCCTTTTTCAAATTTAACGAGCAAATTTTTAGTATTTGCGGTGGCATTTAGATCATTTAGATAAAAGTCATTTTTGGCTAGATCCACCTTGCCGTTTATCTCTTTTAACTCGTAATCATCAGCAATGATGTATCCATATATCCAGTTTTTAACTTCACTATTTAGCTCTATGCGTCTATCAAGCTCATTAATGAAGTTTTTAATGCTTCCAGCCTCGACATCGTAAGCTTTGTAAGTTAAAAATGTATCTTTTAGAACAAAATTTAGCTTACCGTGCAGCTCATGAGAGGTGAAATTTCCTTCAAATTTATAGTCATTTTTATCAAAATCTGCACTCCCTTCGCCGCTAATACTTACGTTAAAATCCTTAAAGCTTAAATTTCTAACACTAAAAAGATCTATTCCGTCTTGCTGTTCGTTTTGGAATTTTATATCCACGTTTAAATAAGGGCTATCAACAAAAAATATATCATCTAAAAATAGAATTTTTAGTTTAAAATCATCTCCTATTTGCACATTTTCAAGTGAAATTTCTTGAAAAATCGTATCTATAAAATCTACGCTTTTACTAAGATTTAAAAGGCGCTCATCGCTGTTTTTTTGCTTGCTCTCTTTCTTAAAATTTGGGAGCTTGATCTGCTTTGCTCTTACAATTATTTTTTTATCTAACTTTATATATAATTGCTCCAATTTTACGCCGTAAAACTCGAAATCGTTAATTTTTATGCCGTATTTTAAAAGTAAAAGAAGCGAAAGAATCAAAATGATAAAAAATTTTATAAAAAAGCCATATTTAGACATTTTTTTTGATATCGTAGCCATCATTTTCCTAAGTATTTTTGTCTATTTGGCACGCCCTATAAACACAAGCAAGGTCGTTTTTATACCAAAGGGAAGTGTGGGCGAGATTATATCTTATTTAGCTAATCGCAACTTTAACTTAAGCGTGATAGACAAGTACGCCATACTTTTTATCGGCTCTCCGCAATCTGGCTGGATAGAGATCGGTCAAGACAAAATTTCAAGGGTTGGTTTTTTAAAAAAACTTGCAAAATCAAAAGCAGCTTTAACCGAGATAACGCTAATACCAGGCGAAACGACTATCATTTTTTTAAACCAGATCGCCGCCCAGCTAGGACTTGACCCAGTCAAATTAAATAGCGAATATAGCGCCCTTGCTCCAGTGAGTGATGGCTTTTTGATGCCAAATACATACAAAATCCCAATAGGTATCAGCGAAAGGCACCTTGCTTTTTATCTTGTTAATTCATCAAGAAAGGCTCAAAGCGAGATCAGCAATAAAATTTTTGGCGAATACAACGAGAAAAAATGGTTTAAAATTTTAACGATTGCTTCGATCATTCAAAAAGAAGCGGCAAATGATGCTGAGATGCCACTTGTCGCCTCAGTCATTTATAACCGCCTAAATAAAGGCATGAGGCTGCAAATGGACGGTACACTAAACTATGGAATTTATTCGCACGATGTGATCACGGCTGAGCGCATAAGAAGCGATATGAGCGAGTTTAATACCTATCTAAACGACGGCATTCCGCCAAGTCCAGTCTGCTCGGTCTCGATAAGTGCGATCAAAGCAGCAATAAACCCTGCAAAGAGCGATTATCTATACTTTGTGCTTGACAAAAAGGCAAAAAAACACATTTTTTCAAAAACCTTAAGCGAGCACAACCAAAATATAGGAAAATAGAGCTAGAATTTGCGACAAATGCCTAAAATACAACGAGATTTAATAAAGAAAGTGATAAATTTTAAAAAAATAAAAGGGCTAAAATGAGTGACATTATCTGGACCAAAACTGACGAAGCACCGCTTTTTGCAAGCTACTCTCTCTTTCCTATCGTAAAGAGCTTTTTATCACGCGCTGACATTGGCATAACTAGGGCCGATATTAGCCTAGCTGGGAGAATTTTATCTCTTTTTAGCAAAGAGCTTGGACTAAATAAGGCCGATGAGCTAGAGCTTTTAGGCGAACTGACCGCTCACAAAGAGGCAAATATCATAAAACTGCCAAACATTTCAGCCACGCTCGTTCAGCTAAAAGCAGCGATAGAGGAGCTTAGAAGCAAGGGCATAAATGTGCCTTTTTATCCAGATGAAATTATCACAGACTACGACGAAGATGTTGCTAAAAAATACCAAAAAGTGCTTGGTAGCGCAGTAAATCCAGTGCTTAGGCAAGGAAACTCAGATAGAAGAGTATTGCCTCCGGTTAAAGAATTTGCCAAGAAACATCCACATAGCAACGGCGACTGGGATAAGACAAATAAGACAAAAATTTGCTACATGCAAAAGGGCGATTTTTATGAGAATGAGCGCTCAATTATCGCTAGTAGAGATGAGAAATTTTATATAAATTTTGTGAGCACGGATGGCAAAAAAGAGCTTTTAAAAGAGCTTGCCGTACAAAGTGGCGAGATCGTAGATGCTACATATTTAAGCGTAGATGAGCTAGATAAATTTTATGAAAACTGTTTTGAAAAGGCGAAAAAAGAGAATTTAACCTTAAGCCTGCACCTAAAATGCACGATGATGAAGGTTAGTGACCCAGTCATCTTTGCGCATGCGATAAAAAGCTATTTTAAAGAGGTTTTTGAGCTGTTTGGTGAAAAGTTTAAAGCTCACGGCGTGGAGGCTAAAAACGGCTTAAAAGATATGTTTTCTAAAATTTTGCAGCTTAAAAATAAAGATGAAATTTTGGCTAAATTTGATGAAATTTTGAGCAAAAAGGCAAAAATTTGGGCACTAAATGAAAATGCCAGCAACTTTGACGTGCCAAATGATGTCATCATCGATGCTTCTGTGCCAGCGCTTATTAGAAACTCAGGGAAAGTAAAAGATAGAAGCGGCGAGCTAAATTTCTCGCTTTGCATGATCCCAGATAGGACCTACGCTAGAGTTTATGAGGCTTGCGTGGCGGACTTTAAGGAGCATGGCGCGCTTGATGTAAGCAAGATCGGCAGCGTGGCAAACGTGGGGCTAATGGCTAAAAAGGCCGAGGAGTATGGCAGCCACGATAAGACTTTCATCGCAAAAGAAGACGGAGAATTTGTAGTTTTTGATGAGGCTGGTGAGAGTGTCTTTAAATTTAGCGTCAAAAAGGGTGACATTTTTAGGATGACGCAGGCAAAAGATGATGCGATAAATGCGTGGTTTGAGCTTGCTTTTAAAAGAGGCGAAATTTCAAAAGATGAGCTTATATTTTGGCTAGATAGTAGCCGTGCTCATGATAGAAATTTGATAGCTAAATTTGAGAAATTTAAAGATAAATTTAGAAGCTCTGGCGTGAAATTTGAGATTTTAAACTACGAGCAAGCAACTAAAAGATCGCTTGAAGCAATAAGAGCTGGTAAAGACGTTATAAGCGTAACCGGTAACGTTTTAAGAGACTATTTAACTGATCTTTTTCCGATATTTGAGCTAGGTGGCAGCTCTAAAATGCTCTCAGTAGTGCCGCTACTTGCTGGTGGAGCGATGTTTGAGACTGGCGCTGGTGGAACGGCTCCAACGCTTGTAAAAGAGCTAAAAGAGAAAAACCATCTACTTTGGGATAGCCTCGGCGAGTTTTTAGCGCTTAGTGCTTCGCTCGAGCATTTGGCATTTGCTAAGCAAAAAAAAGAGGCAAAAGAGCTAAGTGATGCGCTAAATAGAGCGGTTGCTAGCTATTTGGACGAAAACAAAACGCCAAATGCCACTCTTGATACTAGGGAGTCGCACTTTTATCTAGCACTTTTTTGGGCAAGAGAAATGGCAAAAAGTGGCGGGATTTTAAGCAAAATTTTTGAAAATTTAGCAAACGAGCTAGAAAAAAGTGAGAGTGAAATTTTAAAAGAGATAAGACAAAATGATGGTGCAAGCGTGGAATTTGGTGGATATTATTTGCCAGATGAAGTAAAAGCAAATGAGGTCATGAGACCAAGTAAAATTTTAAATCAAATAATAGGATGAGAAAATGAAAATAAGTATAGTTGGAGCAGGAAACGTCGGTGCGAGCATAGCTTATGCGCTTTGCATGAGAGAAGTTTGCGATGAGATCGCACTTGTGGATATATTTGGTGACGTGGCACGTGCAAAAGCGATCGATCTAGCGCAGTCAAGCTGCGTTTTTAATGCTAAAACTACCGTTTGCGGTGGCGATGACTTTATGCTAATAGAGGGCAGTGATATCGTAGTGGTAACTGCTGGAAGCCCAAGAAAAGAGGGTCAAACAAGAGAGGACTTGCTCCTTAAAAATGCCGTAGTCGTAAAACAAACAGCTCAAAATATCGCAAAATTTGCACCAAATGCGGTGATAATCGTCGTGACAAATCCGCTTGATGTGATGGTCTGGACGGCCCATAAATTTAGTGGTTTTAGCAAAAATAAAGTGATCGGCATGGCTGGTGAGCTTGATGGCGCAAGATGCAGATATGAGCTAGCGCTTCTAAAAGATAAAGATGCAAAAGAGCTAAAGACAAAGATAATTGGCGCTCACAACGATGAGATGATCGTATCTGCTAGCAACATTAGCGAAAATTTAAATGAAAATGAGTTGGCAATTCTTAAAAAAGAGACAAGCACAGGTGGCGCAAAGATCGTTAAGCTTCTTGGCACTTCAGCTTACTACGCACCAGCAGCTGCTGTTGTGAAGATGTGTGAAGCGATCATGGGCAAGAGTGATGAAATTTTAAGCGCTAGCGTACTTCTTGATGATGAGCTAAGTTGCGGCAGGCTAGTAAAGCTTGGACGTGATGGCTTAAAAGAAATTTTAGAGCTAAATATAAATGAAAGTGAGCAAGAGCAGCTAAGTAAAAGCGAAGCTGATATTAGAAAAAACATTAAATTTTTAAAAGAAAATTTGGATTAGGAATATAGATGATAATAAAAGAAAACGTACCTGTTTGGGTCGATGAGAGCAGGTGTAAAGCCTGTGATGTCTGCGTGAGCTACTGCCCAGCAGGCGTACTAGCGATGAGGCTTGAGCCAAAAGCAGTGCTTGGTAAGATGATAGAGGTCGTCTATGCTGACTCATGTATAGGCTGTCGCGACTGTGAGCTTCACTGTCCTGATTTTGCCATTTATGTGGCTGAAAAAGGCTTTAAATTTGCAAAGCTAACGCCTGAGAGCAAAGAGCGAGCTGTGGCTGTAAAGGCAAATAAATTTGCAAAGCTTGGAGAGAGTGCATGAGAGAGCTAGTATCAACTGGAAATGCCCTAGTAGCAAGGGCTGCTGTCGAGTGCGGCTGTAACTTCTTTGGTGGATATCCGATCACTCCAAGTAGCGAGATCGCACACGAGCTAAGCGTGCTTTTGCCAAAACATGGCGGTACATTTATACAAATGGAAGATGAGATAGCTGGGATTTCAGTTTCTCTTGGCGCAAGTGCGAGTGGCGCTAAGGCGATGACAGCTAGCTCAGGTCCAGGAATTTCACTAAAGGCTGAGCAAATAGGCCTTGGCTTTATCGCTGAGATACCGCTCGTCATAGTAAATGTCATGCGCGGTGGCCCTTCAACTGGTCTGCCTACCCGTGTCGCACAAGGCGATATCTTGCAGGCTAAAAACCCAACTCACGGCGATGTAAATATGATAGTGCTAGCGCCTAGCAGCCTAGAGGAGTGCTATACGCAGACGGTTCGTGCATTTAATCTCGCAGCTAGGTTTATGACGCCAGTTATACTGCTACTCGATGAGACGATAGGACACATGCAAGCAAGGGTTAGTTTGCCTGAGATTAGCGAACTAGAAATTTATAAAAGAAGAGAATTTAGCGGCGAGCCAAAAGAGTATAAACCCTACGAGGCAGCACCAGACGCGCCAGCTACGCTAAATCCTTTCTTTAAAGGCTATCACTATCACATAACTGGGCTTCATCACGGCGCAACTGGCTTTCCAACAGAAGATGGCAAGATCGTTGAATACTCGATGAATAGGCTGTTTAATAAGATAAATTTACACACTGACGAGTGCGAGAAATTTGAAGAGTTTATGCTTGATGACGCTGAAATTTGCATCATCGCCTTTGGTAGCGTGGCTCTCTCAGCTAAGCAAGCTATCTTAAATTTACGTGAAAAAGGGCTAAAAGTAGGGCTATTTAAGCCACTCACACTTTTCCCAGCTCCAGCTAAAAAGCTAAAAGAGATATCAGATAAATTTAAGAAAATTTTAGTCTGCGAGCTAAATTTAGGTCAATATAGTGGCGAAATTTCAAAGATCATCTTAAGAGATGACTTTGCAAAACTGCTAAAAGCAAACGGCAGACCGATAAGCCCAAGCGAGATCGAGGCGAAGATAGGAGAAATTTATGGCTTTTAATTACGATAAATATTTACGAACAGATAAAATGCCTACTCTTTGGTGCTGGGGCTGCGGCGACGGCGTCATACTAAAGGCACTCATCCGCGCTATCGACACCATGGGTTGGGATATGAACGACGTTTGCGTGGTCTCAGGCATAGGCTGCTCTGGTCGCTTTAGCGGATATCTCGACTGCAACACCATTCACACAACTCACGGCAGAGCCGTAGCTTATGCCACTGGCGTAAAGATGGCAAATCCAGATAAGCACGTCATAGTTGTAACTGGCGATGGCGACGGACTGGCGATCGGAGGCAACCACACGATACACGGATGCCGCCGAAATATAGGGCTAAATCATATATTGATAAACAACTTCATCTACGCGCTAACCAACTCACAAACCAGCCCAACCACGCCAAAGGGCATGTGGACGGTCACAGCGCAGTATGGCAACATCGATCCTAGCTTTGATGCCTGTAAGCTTGCAACCGCTGCAGGTGCTAGCTTTGTCGCACGTGGTAGCGTCATCGAGCCAGAGAAGCTTACAAAGCTCTTTGTAGAGGGCTTTAGCCACGATGGATACAGCTTTTTTGATGTATTTTCAAACTGCCATATAAATTTAGGCCGCAAGAACAAAATGGGCGAGGCGGTGAAAAATTTAGAGTGGATAAAAGGCCGCACGACTAGCAAGGTCAAATTTGACATGCTAAGTGACGAGGAGAAAAATGGCATTTTCCCACTTGGTGTGCTTCACAAAGATGAAGAAAAGATCGAATACACCAAGGCTTACGACAAGGTAAGAAGGGCTGCAATGAGCAATGAAGCGATAAATTTTGAGGAGCTAGCATGAAGTCACAACTAAGATTTGTCGGCGTTGGCGGACAGGGCGTCATACTAGCAGGCGAGATCCTCTCAGCTGCTAAGATAAAAGCAGGTGGATACGGCGTCAAGGCCTCTACCTACACATCTCAGGTGCGCGGCGGCCCAACAAAGGTCGATATCATACTTGATGAGAAAGAAATTTTATATCCTTACGCAAACGAGGGCGAGATAGACTTTATGCTTGCTACCGCGCAGATAAGCTACAACGCCTTTAAAAGTGGCGTGAAAGAGGGCGGTGCGATCGTTGTCGAGCCAAATTTGGTAAAAGTAAGCGATGAAGACAAAAAGCGCTGGAAAATTTATGAAATTCCTATCATCTCTATCGCAAAAGACGAGGTCGGAAACGTCATCACTCAAAGCGTCGTGGCTCTTGGTGTGGCTGTGGCGATGAGTAGGTGCATGGATGAAAATTTAGTGTGTGAAGAGATGCTAGCAAGCGTGCCAGCTAAGGTCAAAGAGGCAAACGCCAAAGCATACGAGCTAGGCCTAAAATACGCAAAAGAGCTTTTAAAATAAATTTTGGCTAATTTTTAGCCAAAATTTCTACTAAAAATAAAAAATAGCTTTTATTATATTTTTATTAATTATTACTTTTCTTAAAATTTTAAGCATCACTTATTGATATAAAAGATTATATTTATAGTATTTATTTATCTTGCCAAAGCTATGAAATTTTTTAAAAATTGTTCTTATGATGCCTTATTTTAGCTTTCTTAAATAAAATATATTTTTAAATATTTAATAAATTAATAAATTATATTTAAGATTTGTTTTAGTAACGTTTCAGATGTAAAATTTTTGTAAAAGGAGTAAAAGTTGAGTTACAAAATCTCGGTTGCAACATGTGCTGCGCTCTTGATGTGCAGTGGTTTTTTAAGTCAAGTTTTTGCTGTGCAAACGACAAAGCTTGAGGGCATTGAAGTAAATTCAGTCGGTGATAACATCAGCGAGAGTGGTATCGATGAGGGAATTTTAAACAAAAGAGTCGCTGCTGGTCCTTTGGCTGATAAAAAAGTTATAGATATGCCTTATCAAGTAAATACAATTTCAAAAGAGGTTCTTGACAATCAAGGTGTTCAAGCTTTTGATGAAGCTGTTAAATATTTCCCATCAGCACAACTTCAGTACCGTGGCGGTGGCGAAATGGGTCGTCCTCAAACTCGTGGCTTTCAAGGCTCAGTCGTAGGTAACGTTCTTTGGGACGGCTTTTACGCAGTTTCTACGACAGCTATTCCTATGGTAATGTTTGAGAGCTTACAAATTCAAAACGGACTTGCTGGCTCACTATATGGTGGACAAGATCCAGCAGGTATTTTTAGCTACTCTCGTAAGCGTCCTGTTGCTGATTACAACGCTATTTGGACAGATTATATCTCTCGTGGAAATTTGGGTGTAGGATTTGATACATCAAATAAATTTGAAAAAATAGGCTACCGCGGAGTGTTTTATTATACAGATGGAGAAAGAGAGCCAAAAGATAGTAAAACTTCACGCCGCTTAGCTTCTATAGGACTTGATTTTTACCTTACAGAGGATTTAATACTTGAGACAAACTTTAGCCACTATGAGCATAAAAACTCAGGTATGCCAGGTGGATTTAGCATGCCATTAACAAACGGAGTGGCGAATTTTGATGTACCAAGCCCTGTAAAAGATACTAAAAGAGGACTTGAGCTAAAACAACAACAGCTAGTGTAAAACTAAAATACGCTCCAACAGAGAACTGTACTTTGAAGGCGGCTATCAGTGGCAAAAGGCTATCAGAGATATGTATGGCACCGATGGAAAATTCTTAAATCAAAATGGAGATTATGAAGTTACTAAAAGTGGTGGTAGTGGTGCATCTGGTAGATTTGATGTAGACAGCTGGTTTTTAAAAGGTTTGACAAATTTTGAAACAGGTCCTTTATCGCATAATTTTGCCGTAGCTACAAATGGATATCGCTGGACTATTTATAGTGCTAGAAATAGAGGTGAAGAAAGAGTACTTGGTAACTCAAATTTATATCATCCAGTAATATTTAATAATCCACATATAGCAAAAGGAAGTGGTAGATATAAAAGTAGTAGTAGTGATATGAAAAATATTTCTGTTGTTGATGATATTAAATTTAATGACTACTTCAGTACTATCTTATCAGTTTCAAGAAGCTGGTTTAAAAGCTATAAGCTAGATCATTCTAAAGAGAAAAATTACGATAAAAGTGGCTTTAACTATGGCGTAAGCCTTGTTTATAAGCCAGTTGAAAACGTAAGCCTTTATACTACTTATGCAGATAGCATCTCAAATGAAGGAACAACATATACATTTTCAAATGGAGCTAGAAAAGGCGAGACTTTAGTGGTAGAACCATTTAGAAGCAAACAATATGAGATCGGGGCAAAAGCTAGACTAGGTGAGCTTGATCTATCAGCTGCGATCTTTGAGATAAAGCGTCCTATAGCATATCTAGTCGGTAGCGGAGCAAGTGCTGATTTTAAAATTCAAGGCACACAAAGAAACCGCGGCTTTGAGCTAACTACTGGTGGAAAGCTTGTTGATACTTTAAGTATGTATGGTGGCTTTACACTTCTTGATGCTAAGATAAAAAATACTAAAGATGGCGTGTCTGAAGGCAAAACAGTTATCGGTGCACCAAAACTGCCTCCACTAATGTCAAAAATTTTTCCAA
It encodes the following:
- a CDS encoding AsmA-like C-terminal domain-containing protein, producing the protein MEQLYIKLDKKIIVRAKQIKLPNFKKESKQKNSDERLLNLSKSVDFIDTIFQEISLENVQIGDDFKLKILFLDDIFFVDSPYLNVDIKFQNEQQDGIDLFSVRNLSFKDFNVSISGEGSADFDKNDYKFEGNFTSHELHGKLNFVLKDTFLTYKAYDVEAGSIKNFINELDRRIELNSEVKNWIYGYIIADDYELKEINGKVDLAKNDFYLNDLNATANTKNLLVKFEKGLPAVNVGEANITLKNSKLKFDLISPIYKDKKLDGSSVAINNIFDEKSANLELLIKTKSIYDEAINEILKAYKIIVPIRQLSGKMDASLKILIKLDEKSLENFDEKSVVANGEFKLSDAILEIAGSKFNTKNALVKLINTTNLSIDTTGFGLDFFKANAKANIDLQKSTGEIKGVIESFDLKEKNDEILTFKNEPFNAFLDFSKAGETLLNIEPFGLDMSFGSESKIATKNSKFFIESSPVLKENGVRGFDELSIKSKDFTDLEIFTKGANFDLPFLDKNGSKYENDDLKILVSKAGVKVDSASKKLSLDIKEKAINVKTKDLNLLVLDDNKTSEQSTPLELLARNGDIILKDLNKTLPFTSFSAEKKGKNISLNGLAQQGRVGYFNDEKSINLDATDISGEFINDLFGIKSFEGGKFRLKMLGENSKNFKAEVRFFDTFLKDYIFYQRLLSFLNSVPSLLSFKTPDFNDKGFTVKNGKILLTRNGDMIEFLAIEMIGTSADIGGRGTIDLKSKKINIDLELKLLKDASSIIDKIPLVNQIILGKDRSLSTVIAIRGTTDKPEYSTQILQDALLSPLKIIRNVIQAPFLIFE
- the mltG gene encoding endolytic transglycosylase MltG, which translates into the protein MIKNFIKKPYLDIFFDIVAIIFLSIFVYLARPINTSKVVFIPKGSVGEIISYLANRNFNLSVIDKYAILFIGSPQSGWIEIGQDKISRVGFLKKLAKSKAALTEITLIPGETTIIFLNQIAAQLGLDPVKLNSEYSALAPVSDGFLMPNTYKIPIGISERHLAFYLVNSSRKAQSEISNKIFGEYNEKKWFKILTIASIIQKEAANDAEMPLVASVIYNRLNKGMRLQMDGTLNYGIYSHDVITAERIRSDMSEFNTYLNDGIPPSPVCSVSISAIKAAINPAKSDYLYFVLDKKAKKHIFSKTLSEHNQNIGK
- a CDS encoding NADP-dependent isocitrate dehydrogenase, with amino-acid sequence MSDIIWTKTDEAPLFASYSLFPIVKSFLSRADIGITRADISLAGRILSLFSKELGLNKADELELLGELTAHKEANIIKLPNISATLVQLKAAIEELRSKGINVPFYPDEIITDYDEDVAKKYQKVLGSAVNPVLRQGNSDRRVLPPVKEFAKKHPHSNGDWDKTNKTKICYMQKGDFYENERSIIASRDEKFYINFVSTDGKKELLKELAVQSGEIVDATYLSVDELDKFYENCFEKAKKENLTLSLHLKCTMMKVSDPVIFAHAIKSYFKEVFELFGEKFKAHGVEAKNGLKDMFSKILQLKNKDEILAKFDEILSKKAKIWALNENASNFDVPNDVIIDASVPALIRNSGKVKDRSGELNFSLCMIPDRTYARVYEACVADFKEHGALDVSKIGSVANVGLMAKKAEEYGSHDKTFIAKEDGEFVVFDEAGESVFKFSVKKGDIFRMTQAKDDAINAWFELAFKRGEISKDELIFWLDSSRAHDRNLIAKFEKFKDKFRSSGVKFEILNYEQATKRSLEAIRAGKDVISVTGNVLRDYLTDLFPIFELGGSSKMLSVVPLLAGGAMFETGAGGTAPTLVKELKEKNHLLWDSLGEFLALSASLEHLAFAKQKKEAKELSDALNRAVASYLDENKTPNATLDTRESHFYLALFWAREMAKSGGILSKIFENLANELEKSESEILKEIRQNDGASVEFGGYYLPDEVKANEVMRPSKILNQIIG
- a CDS encoding lactate/malate family dehydrogenase, whose protein sequence is MKISIVGAGNVGASIAYALCMREVCDEIALVDIFGDVARAKAIDLAQSSCVFNAKTTVCGGDDFMLIEGSDIVVVTAGSPRKEGQTREDLLLKNAVVVKQTAQNIAKFAPNAVIIVVTNPLDVMVWTAHKFSGFSKNKVIGMAGELDGARCRYELALLKDKDAKELKTKIIGAHNDEMIVSASNISENLNENELAILKKETSTGGAKIVKLLGTSAYYAPAAAVVKMCEAIMGKSDEILSASVLLDDELSCGRLVKLGRDGLKEILELNINESEQEQLSKSEADIRKNIKFLKENLD
- a CDS encoding 4Fe-4S dicluster domain-containing protein, yielding MIIKENVPVWVDESRCKACDVCVSYCPAGVLAMRLEPKAVLGKMIEVVYADSCIGCRDCELHCPDFAIYVAEKGFKFAKLTPESKERAVAVKANKFAKLGESA
- a CDS encoding 2-oxoglutarate synthase subunit alpha encodes the protein MRELVSTGNALVARAAVECGCNFFGGYPITPSSEIAHELSVLLPKHGGTFIQMEDEIAGISVSLGASASGAKAMTASSGPGISLKAEQIGLGFIAEIPLVIVNVMRGGPSTGLPTRVAQGDILQAKNPTHGDVNMIVLAPSSLEECYTQTVRAFNLAARFMTPVILLLDETIGHMQARVSLPEISELEIYKRREFSGEPKEYKPYEAAPDAPATLNPFFKGYHYHITGLHHGATGFPTEDGKIVEYSMNRLFNKINLHTDECEKFEEFMLDDAEICIIAFGSVALSAKQAILNLREKGLKVGLFKPLTLFPAPAKKLKEISDKFKKILVCELNLGQYSGEISKIILRDDFAKLLKANGRPISPSEIEAKIGEIYGF
- a CDS encoding 2-oxoglutarate ferredoxin oxidoreductase subunit beta, with the protein product MAFNYDKYLRTDKMPTLWCWGCGDGVILKALIRAIDTMGWDMNDVCVVSGIGCSGRFSGYLDCNTIHTTHGRAVAYATGVKMANPDKHVIVVTGDGDGLAIGGNHTIHGCRRNIGLNHILINNFIYALTNSQTSPTTPKGMWTVTAQYGNIDPSFDACKLATAAGASFVARGSVIEPEKLTKLFVEGFSHDGYSFFDVFSNCHINLGRKNKMGEAVKNLEWIKGRTTSKVKFDMLSDEEKNGIFPLGVLHKDEEKIEYTKAYDKVRRAAMSNEAINFEELA
- a CDS encoding 2-oxoacid:acceptor oxidoreductase family protein, whose protein sequence is MKSQLRFVGVGGQGVILAGEILSAAKIKAGGYGVKASTYTSQVRGGPTKVDIILDEKEILYPYANEGEIDFMLATAQISYNAFKSGVKEGGAIVVEPNLVKVSDEDKKRWKIYEIPIISIAKDEVGNVITQSVVALGVAVAMSRCMDENLVCEEMLASVPAKVKEANAKAYELGLKYAKELLK
- a CDS encoding TonB-dependent receptor plug domain-containing protein; this encodes MSYKISVATCAALLMCSGFLSQVFAVQTTKLEGIEVNSVGDNISESGIDEGILNKRVAAGPLADKKVIDMPYQVNTISKEVLDNQGVQAFDEAVKYFPSAQLQYRGGGEMGRPQTRGFQGSVVGNVLWDGFYAVSTTAIPMVMFESLQIQNGLAGSLYGGQDPAGIFSYSRKRPVADYNAIWTDYISRGNLGVGFDTSNKFEKIGYRGVFYYTDGEREPKDSKTSRRLASIGLDFYLTEDLILETNFSHYEHKNSGMPGGFSMPLTNGVANFDVPSPVKDTKRGLELKQQQLV
- a CDS encoding TonB-dependent receptor domain-containing protein, whose amino-acid sequence is MYGTDGKFLNQNGDYEVTKSGGSGASGRFDVDSWFLKGLTNFETGPLSHNFAVATNGYRWTIYSARNRGEERVLGNSNLYHPVIFNNPHIAKGSGRYKSSSSDMKNISVVDDIKFNDYFSTILSVSRSWFKSYKLDHSKEKNYDKSGFNYGVSLVYKPVENVSLYTTYADSISNEGTTYTFSNGARKGETLVVEPFRSKQYEIGAKARLGELDLSAAIFEIKRPIAYLVGSGASADFKIQGTQRNRGFELTTGGKLVDTLSMYGGFTLLDAKIKNTKDGVSEGKTVIGAPKLPPLMSKIFPKIKSNDNKSGMLSSSVETIIASKTQVVFGPVGIMFDENSKAQLESAGIAVVKIDKFQSIKEIQNSFSKIAEIWGEKSIKRRVSLISILTIT